In Bacillus sp. Cs-700, one genomic interval encodes:
- a CDS encoding polysaccharide biosynthesis protein: MSDSNVIRGTMLLSAATLFSRIIGMIYMFPFTALVGTQGVALYQYAYTPYTIMLSLSTVGIPLAVSKFVSKYHTLGDYRTGRRLFKSGLLLMTLTGFVAFLALFLLAEPIARIVIDEGKEGNTIADVTLVIRVVSMALLIVPIMSLTRGFFQGLQSMGPTAVSQVVEQIFRIVFILVSSVIIIKFMDGDEATAATFATFGAFVGAVGGLLVVFWYYRKRKPTLDRHLAESTVDHDVSLKDMYKEIITYALPFVVVGLAIPLYLQIDTLLINPALKSIGYDKPAYEEVFAIITGLAHKLIMIPVSLATALSMTIIPAITKSFTANREGSLQNQLTQTFQILLFLTTPAAIGLAVLSEPIFRVLYPTVNQDLGSWLLMWYAPTAILFALFSVTAAILQGINKQKFAVYSLLAGLVLKAGLTYPFVTMFEGKGSILATNIGLLTSVIITIAVIKKYTDYEFGFLSRRLLLIGIFVVIMAVASKLAILPLESVMPDLYLSTSEGGSMLYSIINLLIGVTVGGIVFLWLSYRSNLAGLILGERFSFLKRR, encoded by the coding sequence ATGTCTGATTCAAATGTGATTAGAGGGACGATGCTGTTATCAGCAGCTACCCTTTTTTCTAGAATAATTGGTATGATTTATATGTTTCCTTTTACAGCTCTTGTTGGTACGCAGGGTGTAGCCCTTTATCAATATGCTTATACTCCATATACGATAATGCTAAGCCTGTCCACGGTGGGAATACCGCTTGCAGTCTCAAAGTTTGTTTCAAAATATCACACGCTTGGAGATTACCGAACGGGAAGAAGACTTTTTAAGTCAGGACTTCTTTTAATGACTCTTACTGGATTTGTAGCATTTCTAGCTCTTTTCCTTTTGGCAGAACCAATTGCTCGTATTGTCATTGATGAGGGGAAAGAAGGGAATACAATTGCCGATGTAACATTAGTTATAAGGGTCGTGAGTATGGCGCTATTAATTGTGCCGATCATGAGTCTAACGCGCGGTTTTTTCCAAGGTCTACAATCGATGGGACCAACAGCTGTTTCACAAGTCGTTGAACAAATTTTCCGGATTGTATTTATCCTAGTTTCCAGTGTTATTATTATTAAATTTATGGACGGGGATGAAGCGACGGCCGCTACATTCGCCACTTTTGGTGCATTTGTTGGGGCGGTTGGGGGATTGCTTGTAGTTTTCTGGTATTACAGAAAGCGAAAGCCAACGTTAGATCGTCATCTTGCTGAAAGTACGGTAGATCATGATGTATCCTTAAAGGATATGTATAAAGAAATCATTACGTATGCTCTTCCGTTTGTTGTAGTCGGTTTGGCGATTCCTTTATATTTGCAAATTGATACGTTGCTCATTAATCCAGCATTGAAGAGTATTGGTTATGATAAACCTGCCTATGAAGAAGTGTTTGCGATTATCACGGGACTTGCTCATAAGTTGATTATGATCCCAGTATCGCTTGCTACTGCTCTTTCAATGACGATTATCCCAGCTATTACGAAATCATTTACAGCGAATCGTGAAGGATCATTGCAAAATCAGTTAACGCAAACGTTCCAAATATTATTGTTCTTGACGACTCCCGCTGCTATAGGTTTAGCCGTTTTATCTGAACCGATTTTTAGAGTTCTTTATCCGACGGTAAATCAAGATCTTGGTAGCTGGTTATTAATGTGGTATGCGCCAACGGCTATATTATTTGCACTCTTTTCTGTAACAGCTGCGATTTTACAGGGAATTAATAAACAGAAGTTTGCCGTTTATAGTTTACTCGCTGGTCTTGTCCTTAAAGCTGGACTAACTTATCCCTTTGTTACAATGTTTGAGGGGAAAGGATCTATTCTTGCGACAAATATTGGTTTACTAACTTCGGTTATCATTACAATCGCTGTCATTAAGAAATATACAGATTACGAGTTTGGATTCCTCTCAAGAAGGTTACTCCTTATTGGAATTTTCGTCGTGATTATGGCGGTTGCTTCCAAATTAGCCATTCTTCCATTAGAATCGGTTATGCCTGATTTATACCTTTCAACAAGTGAAGGCGGAAGCATGTTGTATTCGATCATCAATTTACTAATTGGCGTTACGGTTGGAGGAATTGTATTTCTATGGCTATCGTATCGTTCCAATCTAGCGGGTTTAATTTTAGGTGAACGATTCTCATTTCTAAAAAGACGTTAA
- a CDS encoding NAD(P)/FAD-dependent oxidoreductase: MNYDVIVIGGGPSGLMASVSAAEHGAKVLLVDKGNKLGRKLAISGGGRCNVTNRLPLDELIKFIPGNGKFLYSAFNIFDNEDIITFFEDLGIKLKEEDHGRMFPVTDDAKSVVNALLDKVRHLNVTIQVNTPVEKVLYEDGAVSGIRLKTKEDIHSSNVVIAVGGKSVPHTGSTGDGYAWAEEGGHTITDLYPTEVPLTSSEAFIKNKELQGLSLRDVALSVLNPKGKVIKTHRWDMIFTHIGLSGPAVLRCSQYVVKAMKKFNAQYIPLQIDAVPDQNEEELFREHMKLAKEEPKKAIKNIWKSKVPERYMLFLFTKADISPETTYAHLSKEKVREYVRLLKQFLVAIDGTLPIDKAFVTGGGVSLKEIHPKEMASKFTTGLYFCGEVLDIHGYTGGYNITSAFVTGYTAGKSAAERKTTSAI; this comes from the coding sequence ATGAACTATGATGTCATTGTGATTGGCGGAGGTCCGTCCGGACTCATGGCGTCTGTATCAGCGGCTGAACATGGAGCAAAAGTGCTTCTCGTTGATAAAGGGAATAAGCTTGGACGAAAGCTAGCGATTTCTGGAGGCGGTCGTTGTAACGTAACAAACCGACTTCCACTTGATGAACTAATCAAATTCATTCCAGGAAACGGAAAATTCTTATACAGCGCGTTTAACATTTTTGATAATGAAGACATTATCACATTCTTTGAAGACCTTGGCATTAAATTAAAAGAAGAAGATCATGGCAGAATGTTCCCCGTCACTGATGATGCAAAGTCTGTTGTAAATGCACTACTAGATAAAGTACGACACTTAAATGTGACAATACAAGTCAATACCCCAGTTGAGAAAGTTCTTTATGAAGATGGGGCCGTTTCAGGTATAAGACTTAAAACTAAAGAAGACATTCACTCATCGAACGTGGTTATTGCAGTTGGAGGAAAATCTGTCCCTCATACGGGTTCAACCGGAGATGGATATGCATGGGCGGAAGAAGGTGGTCATACGATCACAGATCTATACCCCACTGAAGTTCCCCTTACTTCTAGTGAAGCTTTTATTAAAAACAAGGAACTTCAGGGATTATCACTTCGGGATGTTGCGCTATCTGTTCTTAACCCAAAGGGCAAGGTGATTAAAACACATCGATGGGACATGATTTTTACACATATTGGACTTTCTGGCCCCGCCGTTCTACGTTGCAGTCAATATGTTGTGAAAGCAATGAAAAAATTCAATGCGCAATACATTCCCCTGCAAATTGATGCCGTACCTGATCAAAACGAAGAGGAATTGTTTCGCGAGCATATGAAGCTCGCAAAAGAAGAGCCTAAAAAAGCAATTAAAAACATCTGGAAAAGCAAAGTACCAGAACGATACATGCTCTTCTTATTTACTAAAGCAGACATATCGCCTGAAACGACGTATGCTCACTTATCGAAGGAAAAAGTGCGTGAATACGTCCGTTTATTAAAGCAATTCCTAGTGGCGATTGATGGTACCCTTCCAATTGATAAAGCCTTCGTAACGGGTGGGGGCGTATCTCTAAAAGAAATACACCCAAAAGAAATGGCTTCAAAATTCACCACAGGTCTTTACTTTTGTGGAGAAGTACTCGACATTCACGGGTATACCGGGGGCTATAACATCACTTCAGCCTTTGTAACAGGGTATACAGCAGGTAAAAGCGCTGCTGAAAGAAAAACAACTTCTGCTATTTAA
- a CDS encoding DEAD/DEAH box helicase: MGLDSRLIKQLEAQGIDTPTDIQRETIPVMLQGKDVIAQAQTGTGKTFAFLLPILEKIDTEAPEVQALIVTPTRELAIQITSELMKLVEGRDDVNVLAVYGGQDVERQIKHLNKQVHIVVATPGRLLDHVRRETIDLSHTSYLVLDEADQMLHIGFLREVEDIINETPESRLTALFSATMSSDIKQLAKRFMRSPEKIRGKEKGKTVEEIEQFVIETTDRRKFGSLTETIDEVRPFLGIIFCRTKRRVSKLNGDLKANGYLSDELHGDLSQSKRESVIKRFRDAKIQLLVATDVAARGLDIEGVTHVFNYDIPQDTESYIHRIGRTGRAGGDGASYTFIAAKDQSFIQMIEKGIGKKLARKAVEGALPDGEERNDERRNDQRSRSSHSSRKTGSSNSRNRNSGRNRNKR; encoded by the coding sequence TTGGGACTGGACTCGCGTCTCATTAAGCAACTTGAAGCTCAGGGCATCGATACCCCAACAGACATTCAAAGAGAAACGATTCCCGTCATGTTACAGGGAAAAGACGTCATTGCCCAGGCTCAAACGGGCACAGGAAAAACATTTGCTTTCTTGCTGCCAATTCTTGAGAAAATAGACACAGAAGCCCCAGAAGTACAGGCTCTCATTGTGACTCCAACGCGTGAGCTTGCCATCCAGATTACTTCAGAATTGATGAAGTTAGTTGAAGGGCGAGATGACGTCAATGTTCTAGCTGTTTATGGTGGTCAGGATGTTGAAAGACAGATCAAGCATCTTAATAAGCAAGTACACATTGTTGTTGCAACGCCTGGACGCCTGTTAGATCACGTGAGAAGAGAAACTATCGATTTATCTCATACTTCTTATCTGGTGTTAGATGAAGCCGATCAAATGCTTCATATTGGTTTTCTTAGAGAAGTAGAAGATATTATAAATGAAACGCCTGAAAGCCGTCTAACCGCCTTATTCTCAGCCACAATGTCGAGTGATATTAAACAACTTGCCAAGCGTTTTATGCGCTCCCCTGAGAAAATTAGAGGGAAAGAGAAAGGGAAAACGGTTGAGGAAATTGAACAATTTGTGATTGAAACAACAGACCGACGAAAATTTGGCTCACTTACTGAAACAATTGACGAAGTGCGTCCGTTCCTCGGAATTATTTTCTGTCGTACGAAGCGAAGGGTTAGTAAATTAAATGGTGATTTGAAAGCAAATGGATATTTATCCGATGAGCTTCATGGTGATTTATCTCAGTCGAAACGTGAAAGTGTCATCAAACGATTCCGTGATGCGAAAATTCAGCTTCTTGTTGCCACAGATGTGGCAGCACGAGGGCTTGATATTGAAGGCGTAACGCACGTTTTCAACTATGACATTCCTCAAGATACAGAAAGTTATATCCACCGGATTGGTCGAACGGGGCGTGCTGGTGGAGATGGTGCATCGTATACGTTTATAGCTGCCAAGGATCAATCATTTATTCAAATGATTGAAAAAGGGATCGGTAAGAAACTTGCTAGAAAAGCCGTTGAAGGTGCACTACCTGATGGTGAAGAGCGTAATGATGAAAGAAGAAATGATCAAAGAAGTAGATCCAGTCATTCTTCTCGTAAGACTGGTTCCTCGAACAGTCGCAATCGAAATAGCGGAAGAAACCGAAACAAACGATAA